CTCCGCAGGCAAGCTGAAGCAAACTCGAACCACTTAAATGCCAAGCTTTTGTCCGTGTAGGATTCTGACTTGTAACATGTGCACAACTCATGCATCACGTGCTGTGCTCTTACCACCAAACCAAAGCCTTGAGGGCTCAAGAGAAAAAGAATCTATAGGCCTGCAAGGCGGTAAGACTGTAACTGGGCAAGTCTACAAAACATAGTGTGTCTTTGTTAATAGGAATAAGGCAAAATCAGAACTCAGCTTGATATAACCATCATGATATCATAATCTTGATTGAACATCACACATAAGATACAGCTAGTAGCTTCTGTTTCTTTGCGTTATTTGAGATACAACAGTAATATTTCTATCTAGTTAACTACTCCCTTCATCAGGAGCAAGAAAACAGTTGAAGTTCCCCTCAAGGACCTCAACTAAAGAATTACTGGCTGGTATGGCGATGTTGAATCCATGGCTGTCTCGTTTGAACATTTAAGTGCCTCTCATAGTTGCCTGTTTAGGATGTCAGCCCAAATCCAAAGGGAAATAGAGGATTGGAATTCCCGTGAGCATGCATTGGCAATTGATCCACAGTTTTAAACCACGTAACAGGTAGTTTCCCTTGAAATGGATAATCTCCAAAAAGGACATCCGTGATCCCTGCTCCTTCAGTTCCAGGCAACCAAGCTGCAACAAATGCCTCTACTTTTTCCAAGAGAGGTGGTTCTATCACCATAGGTCTTCCAGAAATGAGAATTGTCACCGTGGGAACTCTGTCAGCAACAAAAGTTGCGATTTCTGTTCCATTAAATGGAATTTTTAGCTCTGGATCATCACCACCAGATTCACAATATGGACCCTCACCAATAGCCACTATAGCATAAGAGAAGTCGTGACTAGCAAAAGTTTCTGGCGTAGGATTTGGCTCAAAGACTATCTCTGTTTTGTTTCCCAACACCTCCCGTAATGCATCCATTATAGTTGTGCCTATGAAAAATGGATCATATTAACTAGTTGAGATCAGGATAGTTCATAAAGTAACTGCAAATGAGAGTTCATAAGAATCTTGATCGACAAACGTGAACTGGCCTTACTCATAACCACCTCAATCAAGGGAAGATCACAATTAAATTCCCTTCTTTTCTTTTGTGAAAAGTGGGAGAACCACAATTAACTATAAGCAGAACTTTGAAAACAAGGTGCAATGGAAGTGAAGCAGTGTGCAAATAATGAGAGAGGATGGTTGAGTCAATGTGTAGATGTTTCAATATGCCCGAACAAGAAGATACTCAATGAAATATTTACTTCCTGAAGTTTAGACTGAAAACTAAAGTTCTTCTCTCTTCAATTTGAGAGACCAAGTGATAAATGGGACTTTGGATTTTGATTAGTGTTATATGGTCACTGAACTCTCTTGATAATGTATTGTCTATAATCATGTTAGGGAGAGAATTGTAATCAGAAACTGCTTACCAACTGTGATTCTGCCACTGAGTCCTGTCCATGTAGCTGTCCATCCTCCACACTGGTATCCAAGATCATCAGCATGAGTTCCAGCAATGAGGATCTTTTTGGTGGTCTTATCTAGAGGAAGAAATGTTTTCTTTGGATCTTTCCCATTTTTCAACAAAACTAAGGATTTGCGAACTGCTTCACGTGCTAGATCTCTATGTGCCTTAAACAATGTGAAAAAAATAACCAGACTTAAAACAGATCCAAGATAGTGAAATGCAGAATCACAATTGTGTTAATGCAAGACAATATATAGCCAACTGCTGTTTAGATTCCATATGAGAAACAACTAAAGAAGAGTCTAGCGGAGAATTTCAGCAATTGAACAGAACAAATACTGGTCACAACTCACATGTAATCTCATTAAAACTTGAGCATTTAGGGAAGAGTATGATAGACAAGGTTCCAGAAAACATTTTCAACACCAGCAGTGACTAAGATGGGGTTGGGAGGCTATTAATCCATTTTAACAGGAGTTTCTTCTAAGAAGTGGTTCTTGCCTACTCATGTTATGCGATTGTTCTCCAATATGAGACGATGTTGTACTCTTATAAATGTAGAGAAAATAGCGTTTAGACTCAGAAACGTCTAAGTAGTCCCAATAGGCAACAGAAAGATGTAAGAATACCTTGCAACCAACCAAATCTATCAATGATCTATCTGTAAACGGATGTTCAAATAATCCAGCAACAAATTTGACTCTCAAGATTCTTTCAACAGCATCATCTATCCTGGTCATCGGTATCTCCCCTGATTCCACCAGTGATAGCAGCTCCGTCAAAAATAATTCATACCTAAATGGCACCATGACCTGCAAGTATTTCACAAAGTGCAAACAGATAGTGTGAATTAGGCTAAAAAActgcttttttttttaacttccaACACAAGGTTTTGACCATACCATATCAATTCCAGCATTAATGGTTGACTTGATTGATTGACAATAATCAGATCCGTGAGGGTCAGTAAGCCGATCAAGTGCTTCCCAGTCTGTAATCAAGAGACCCTGCACCAAAATATCGCTTTTTAATAACAAAGCTTCTCAACATCGCAGGCATATAGTTTTCGCCCCATTAGAACAAGGATAGAGGTGCACTTAAAAAAATTCACAGCAGAAAATATGAGGGAAATACCAAACACTTGAAACTCCCCCGACAGACCCCCACAAAAAAGAGTACAGTACAGTAATAAAGAGGACAAAGGAATAGGAAGAAAGAGGCTTGGCATGTTAAATATCTGACTTGATCCAAATAAAGAAGTCATATACTTGGGTTTTTTTTTTCCGTGGTGCAAGTGAAAGTTCAGAAGATATCTTTCAGCTCTTTTATATTCAGGGTGCAGTTAAGTTCAAATCTGTTTACCTTGAATCCAAGCTTTTCTTTCAAGATGTCTGTTAAAAGATATCGATGAGTGTGCATTTTGTCTCCATTCCAGCTGGAGTAGGAGGCCATAACAGTGCAAACTCCTTGAGCGATACAGTCTATATATGGTGCTAGGTGGACATTAAACATTTCATCGTGTGATGCTATTGTATTTCCTTCATTTGTACCATACGCAGTTGCCCCATCGCCAACAAAATGCTTTGCACTTGCCATGACATAATTTCTGGAATCAAGAAACTAGTATCAATATTTCTGTATTTGCAGTAACACAAATTATTGAGATTGACAGAAAGCTGCAAATCTCCAAAAGAGTAATCTTTTGAGGTAATTGTTATATCAGGATATCATAAGTACTTAGTTACCAAATAAGATGTGGACGATAAAAGCAACATCATTTCACGAAGAAAGCTCAATTATCCATTTACACCTAGCTTTCATTATTAGAGTTTGATGTAAATCATTCTACTAGTTTGTTAACAAAACTTGCGATAAAGGACTTCCAACTACGCAGGATGAACATATTTTGATAGGTGAATAACTTTGACTCTAACTTTGCAAGATGACACAAGTTCTACAGGATTGATAAATTCAATTCTAGTACTCATCATTCATCTTTACCTTCCGCCAACATAAGGGTAGCCATATGGATGTCCTTCTGGTGGCTGACCTTGCAAGCCTGAGACAAGGGAGGTCATCTTTCTGACAACTTCAGTATCTTCACTGTAACTCTCGTAAAATCTTCCCCATCTAGGGTCTTTGGCAACCTGGCATAATTCAGTTGAACCATACAACCACAAACTGGTT
The Capsicum annuum cultivar UCD-10X-F1 chromosome 6, UCD10Xv1.1, whole genome shotgun sequence DNA segment above includes these coding regions:
- the LOC107875489 gene encoding beta-glucosidase BoGH3B isoform X2: MIDGFQKGALESRLGIPIFYGTDAIHGNNNVWGATVFPHNIGLGATRDADLVRRIGVVTALETRACGAPYAFAPCVAVAKDPRWGRFYESYSEDTEVVRKMTSLVSGLQGQPPEGHPYGYPYVGGRNYVMASAKHFVGDGATAYGTNEGNTIASHDEMFNVHLAPYIDCIAQGVCTVMASYSSWNGDKMHTHRYLLTDILKEKLGFKGLLITDWEALDRLTDPHGSDYCQSIKSTINAGIDMVMVPFRYELFLTELLSLVESGEIPMTRIDDAVERILRVKFVAGLFEHPFTDRSLIDLVGCKAHRDLAREAVRKSLVLLKNGKDPKKTFLPLDKTTKKILIAGTHADDLGYQCGGWTATWTGLSGRITVGTTIMDALREVLGNKTEIVFEPNPTPETFASHDFSYAIVAIGEGPYCESGGDDPELKIPFNGTEIATFVADRVPTVTILISGRPMVIEPPLLEKVEAFVAAWLPGTEGAGITDVLFGDYPFQGKLPVTWFKTVDQLPMHAHGNSNPLFPFGFGLTS
- the LOC107875489 gene encoding beta-glucosidase BoGH3B isoform X1; the encoded protein is MDCIYKNPNAGIEERVKDLISRMTVEEKIGQMTQIERAVANPSAIRDRCIGSVLSGGGSRPFENAESADWANMIDGFQKGALESRLGIPIFYGTDAIHGNNNVWGATVFPHNIGLGATRDADLVRRIGVVTALETRACGAPYAFAPCVAVAKDPRWGRFYESYSEDTEVVRKMTSLVSGLQGQPPEGHPYGYPYVGGRNYVMASAKHFVGDGATAYGTNEGNTIASHDEMFNVHLAPYIDCIAQGVCTVMASYSSWNGDKMHTHRYLLTDILKEKLGFKGLLITDWEALDRLTDPHGSDYCQSIKSTINAGIDMVMVPFRYELFLTELLSLVESGEIPMTRIDDAVERILRVKFVAGLFEHPFTDRSLIDLVGCKAHRDLAREAVRKSLVLLKNGKDPKKTFLPLDKTTKKILIAGTHADDLGYQCGGWTATWTGLSGRITVGTTIMDALREVLGNKTEIVFEPNPTPETFASHDFSYAIVAIGEGPYCESGGDDPELKIPFNGTEIATFVADRVPTVTILISGRPMVIEPPLLEKVEAFVAAWLPGTEGAGITDVLFGDYPFQGKLPVTWFKTVDQLPMHAHGNSNPLFPFGFGLTS